One window from the genome of Aptenodytes patagonicus chromosome 4, bAptPat1.pri.cur, whole genome shotgun sequence encodes:
- the LOC143160147 gene encoding alveolar macrophage chemotactic factor-like has product MSPHLRLRLLLLLLLLLLAAAAALCRGAPLAGELRCRCVRTVSEVIPPRRLARVELVAEGPHCAVPEVIATTKQGQTVCLSPSAPWVKLIVTRILNSSTQKN; this is encoded by the exons ATGAGCCCGcacctccgcctccgcctcctcctcctcctcctcctcctcctcctggccgcAGCCGCCGCTCTCTGCCGGG GTGCGCCGCTGGCCGGGGAGCTGCGCTGCCGCTGCGTGCGGACCGTGTCCGAGGTGATCCCGCCGCGGCGCCTGGCCCGCGTGGAGCTCGTCGCCGAGGGGCCGCACTGCGCCGTGCCCGAGGTCAT AGCCACGACGAAGCAGGGACAGACGGTCTGCCTGAGCCCCTCCGCACCCTGGGTCAAGCTCATCGTCACCAGGATCCTCAACAG CTCCACACAGAAAAACTGA
- the LOC143160148 gene encoding alveolar macrophage chemotactic factor-like: MSPHLRLRLLLLLLLAAAAALCRGAPLAGELRCRCVRTVSEVIPPRRLARVELVAEGPHCAVPEVIATTKQGQTVCLSPSAPWVKLIVTRILNSSPNQL; encoded by the exons ATGAGCCCGcacctccgcctccgcctcctcctcctcctcctcctggccgcAGCCGCCGCTCTCTGCCGGG GTGCGCCGCTGGCCGGGGAGCTGCGCTGCCGCTGCGTGCGGACCGTGTCCGAGGTGATCCCGCCGCGGCGCCTGGCCCGCGTGGAGCTCGTCGCCGAGGGGCCGCACTGCGCCGTGCCCGAGGTCAT AGCCACGACGAAGCAGGGACAGACGGTCTGCCTGAGCCCCTCCGCACCCTGGGTCAAGCTCATCGTCACCAGGATCCTCAACAG TTCACCTAACCAGCTCTGA
- the LOC143160149 gene encoding alveolar macrophage chemotactic factor-like, whose amino-acid sequence MDSKTVIFLLILSFMGQFPEMMLTAELRCHCIQTVTGLMLPKHLANVEIIPKGPHCNAVEIIATLKNSQQICLDPQAKWVKMIINRILHSSSKKRRQ is encoded by the exons ATGGATAGCAAGACTGTAATCTTCCTCCTGATTCTCTCTTTTATGGGCCAGTTTCCTG AGATGATGCTGACAGCGGAGCTGCGGTGTCACTGCATCCAGACTGTCACAGGATTAATGTTGCCAAAGCACCTGGCCAACGTAGAAATCATTCCTAAGGGCCCACACTGCAACGCTGTGGAAATCAT AGCAACACTGAAGAACAGCCAGCAAATCTGTTTAGATCCCCAGGCCAAATGGGTGAAGATGATAATTAACAGGATTCTACACAG TTCATCCAAGAAACGGCGTCAGTAA